The Tripterygium wilfordii isolate XIE 37 chromosome 17, ASM1340144v1, whole genome shotgun sequence genome has a window encoding:
- the LOC119981770 gene encoding long chain acyl-CoA synthetase 1 isoform X1 gives MCVLKVLQQRKMNVFTAQVEEGREGHDGKPAVGPIYRNLLSKDEFPPPDCNLNTSWDLFSVSVEKHQGNRMLGWRQIIDGKVGPYSWKTYKEVYEEVLQIGSALRSSGAEPGCRIGIYGSNCPQWVVAMEACNAHSLVCVPLYDTLGPGAVNFIIDHAEVDFVFFQDKKVKELLNPDCRSAQRLKSMVCFTSLSEKDNDKAEQMGIKSYSWEEFLHMGKEDPVAIVAPQPFNICTIMYTSGTSGDPKGVMLTHETVAYLIRGMDLTLAQFEDKMTVDDVYLSFLPLAHILDRMIEEYFFHNGASVGYYHGDLNALRDDIVELKPTFLAGVPRVFERIHESIIKALEELRPLRRRIFDALYRYKLYWMSMGYKQKNASPLADLLAFRKVKAKLGGRLRLIVSGGAPLSSEVEEFLRVTSCSFVVQGYGLTETCGPAALCYPDEMSMIGTVGAVAVYNELRLEEVPEMGYNPLGNPPTGEICMRGKTLFSGYLKNPELTREAMKDGWFHTGDIGEILPNGTIKIIDRKKNLIKLSQGEYIAIEHLENIYNITPIVEDIWVYGDSFKSMLVAVVVPHEENTKKWAYINGQKGSLSELCSLDLLRKYILQELKSTAERNKLRGFEYIKGVILDPHPIDMERDLVTATLKKKRNKLHQYYQVEIDELYGKLTAGRV, from the exons ATGTGCGTGCTGAAA GTTTTGCAGCAGAGGAAAATGAATGTTTTTACAGCCCAGGTTGAGGAAGGAAGGGAAGGACATGACGGGAAGCCAGCAGTTGGTCCTATCTACCGTAATCTACTGTCCAAGGATGAGTTCCCTCCACCTGACTGCAATCTTAATACATCTTGGGATCTTTTCAG TGTATCTGTCGAAAAGCATCAGGGGAATAGGATGCTAGGATGGCGTCAAATCATTGATGGGAAG GTGGGGCCTTATAGCTGGAAAACATACAAAGAAGTTTATGAAGAAGTTTTGCAAATTGGTTCTGCATTGCGATCGTCTGGTGCTGAACCT GGATGCCGAATTGGGATTTACGGATCAAATTGCCCCCAGTGGGTGGTGGCAATGGAG GCTTGCAATGCTCACAGTCTGGTCTGTGTGCCTCTTTATGATACTCTCG GTCCAGGGGCTGTAAATTTTATTATAGATCATGCTGaggttgattttgtttttttccaagataaaaaagtgaaagaa CTTTTGAATCCCGATTGTAGATCTGCTCAACGGCTTAAAT CAATGGTTTGCTTCACTTCATTGTCAGAGAAAGACAATGATAAGGCAGAGCAAATGGGGATAAAGTCGTACTCTTGGGAAGAGTTCCTTCATATG GGAAAGGAAGATCCAGTTGCAATAGTGGCACCTCAGCCTTTTAACATTTGCACAATCATGTATACGAGTGGCACCAGTGGAGATCCTAAAGGAGTTATGTTGACACATGAAACAGTTGCATACCTTATAAGAGGGATGGATCTAACTCTTGCACAATTTGAAGACAAG ATGACAGTGGATGATGTCTATTTATCTTTCCTGCCCCTTGCTCATATCCTTGATCGCATGATTGAGGAATATTTCTTCCACAATGGCGCATCTGTTGGCTACTATCATGGG GACTTGAACGCATTGAGAGATGATATTGTGGAATTGAAGCCAACATTTTTAGCCGGTGTACCTCGAGTCTTTGAAAGAATTCACGAAA GTATAATAAAAGCGCTAGAGGAACTCAGGCCACTGAGAAGACGGATTTTCGATGCTCTCTACAGATA TAAACTTTATTGGATGTCCATGGGATATAAACAAAAGAATGCGTCACCATTGGCTGACCTGTTAGCCTTTAGAAAG gTCAAGGCTAAGTTAGGTGGTCGTCTCCGACTTATAGTCTCTGGAGGTGCACCGTTGAGCTCAGAGGTGGAAGAATTCTTGCGGGTTACTTCTTGTTCCTTCGTAGTCCAGGGCTATG GGTTGACAGAAACCTGTGGTCCGGCTGCTCTTTGCTACCCGGATGAAATGTCCATGATTGGTACAGTTGGTGCTGTAGCTGTATATAATGAGCTGCGACTGGAGGAAGTTCCAGAGATGGGCTACAATCCGCTTGGAAATCCTCCTACTGGAGAAATATGTATGAGAGGGAAGACTCTTTTCTCTGGCTACCTTAAAAATCCTGAACTGACTAGAGAAGCTATGAAAGATGGGTGGTTTCATACAG GGGACATAGGGGAAATTCTTCCAAATGGAACCATTAAGATAATTGATAGGAAGAAGAATCTCATAAAGCTTTCTCAAGGAGAGTATATCGCAATCGAGCATttggaaaatatatataatattactcCAATTGTTGAAGAT ATCTGGGTCTATGGGGACAGCTTCAAGTCGATGCTTGTTGCAGTAGTTGTACCACACGAAgaaaacactaaaaaatgggCGTACATAAATGGTCAAAAAGGTTCACTCTCTGAGCTTTGTTCTCTTGATCTGTTGCGGAAGTACATCCTCCAAGAACTGAAGTCCACAGCTGAGAGAAATAAG CTGAGAGGTTTTGAATATATAAAAGGAGTAATTCTGGATCCCCATCCCATTGACATGGAAAGAGATTTAGTGACTGCAACACTGAAGAAGAAACGAAACAAGCTGCATCAGTATTATCAG GTGGAAATTGATGAACTCTACGGAAAACTGACCGCAGGTAGAGTCTAA
- the LOC119981770 gene encoding long chain acyl-CoA synthetase 1 isoform X2 gives MNVFTAQVEEGREGHDGKPAVGPIYRNLLSKDEFPPPDCNLNTSWDLFSVSVEKHQGNRMLGWRQIIDGKVGPYSWKTYKEVYEEVLQIGSALRSSGAEPGCRIGIYGSNCPQWVVAMEACNAHSLVCVPLYDTLGPGAVNFIIDHAEVDFVFFQDKKVKELLNPDCRSAQRLKSMVCFTSLSEKDNDKAEQMGIKSYSWEEFLHMGKEDPVAIVAPQPFNICTIMYTSGTSGDPKGVMLTHETVAYLIRGMDLTLAQFEDKMTVDDVYLSFLPLAHILDRMIEEYFFHNGASVGYYHGDLNALRDDIVELKPTFLAGVPRVFERIHESIIKALEELRPLRRRIFDALYRYKLYWMSMGYKQKNASPLADLLAFRKVKAKLGGRLRLIVSGGAPLSSEVEEFLRVTSCSFVVQGYGLTETCGPAALCYPDEMSMIGTVGAVAVYNELRLEEVPEMGYNPLGNPPTGEICMRGKTLFSGYLKNPELTREAMKDGWFHTGDIGEILPNGTIKIIDRKKNLIKLSQGEYIAIEHLENIYNITPIVEDIWVYGDSFKSMLVAVVVPHEENTKKWAYINGQKGSLSELCSLDLLRKYILQELKSTAERNKLRGFEYIKGVILDPHPIDMERDLVTATLKKKRNKLHQYYQVEIDELYGKLTAGRV, from the exons ATGAATGTTTTTACAGCCCAGGTTGAGGAAGGAAGGGAAGGACATGACGGGAAGCCAGCAGTTGGTCCTATCTACCGTAATCTACTGTCCAAGGATGAGTTCCCTCCACCTGACTGCAATCTTAATACATCTTGGGATCTTTTCAG TGTATCTGTCGAAAAGCATCAGGGGAATAGGATGCTAGGATGGCGTCAAATCATTGATGGGAAG GTGGGGCCTTATAGCTGGAAAACATACAAAGAAGTTTATGAAGAAGTTTTGCAAATTGGTTCTGCATTGCGATCGTCTGGTGCTGAACCT GGATGCCGAATTGGGATTTACGGATCAAATTGCCCCCAGTGGGTGGTGGCAATGGAG GCTTGCAATGCTCACAGTCTGGTCTGTGTGCCTCTTTATGATACTCTCG GTCCAGGGGCTGTAAATTTTATTATAGATCATGCTGaggttgattttgtttttttccaagataaaaaagtgaaagaa CTTTTGAATCCCGATTGTAGATCTGCTCAACGGCTTAAAT CAATGGTTTGCTTCACTTCATTGTCAGAGAAAGACAATGATAAGGCAGAGCAAATGGGGATAAAGTCGTACTCTTGGGAAGAGTTCCTTCATATG GGAAAGGAAGATCCAGTTGCAATAGTGGCACCTCAGCCTTTTAACATTTGCACAATCATGTATACGAGTGGCACCAGTGGAGATCCTAAAGGAGTTATGTTGACACATGAAACAGTTGCATACCTTATAAGAGGGATGGATCTAACTCTTGCACAATTTGAAGACAAG ATGACAGTGGATGATGTCTATTTATCTTTCCTGCCCCTTGCTCATATCCTTGATCGCATGATTGAGGAATATTTCTTCCACAATGGCGCATCTGTTGGCTACTATCATGGG GACTTGAACGCATTGAGAGATGATATTGTGGAATTGAAGCCAACATTTTTAGCCGGTGTACCTCGAGTCTTTGAAAGAATTCACGAAA GTATAATAAAAGCGCTAGAGGAACTCAGGCCACTGAGAAGACGGATTTTCGATGCTCTCTACAGATA TAAACTTTATTGGATGTCCATGGGATATAAACAAAAGAATGCGTCACCATTGGCTGACCTGTTAGCCTTTAGAAAG gTCAAGGCTAAGTTAGGTGGTCGTCTCCGACTTATAGTCTCTGGAGGTGCACCGTTGAGCTCAGAGGTGGAAGAATTCTTGCGGGTTACTTCTTGTTCCTTCGTAGTCCAGGGCTATG GGTTGACAGAAACCTGTGGTCCGGCTGCTCTTTGCTACCCGGATGAAATGTCCATGATTGGTACAGTTGGTGCTGTAGCTGTATATAATGAGCTGCGACTGGAGGAAGTTCCAGAGATGGGCTACAATCCGCTTGGAAATCCTCCTACTGGAGAAATATGTATGAGAGGGAAGACTCTTTTCTCTGGCTACCTTAAAAATCCTGAACTGACTAGAGAAGCTATGAAAGATGGGTGGTTTCATACAG GGGACATAGGGGAAATTCTTCCAAATGGAACCATTAAGATAATTGATAGGAAGAAGAATCTCATAAAGCTTTCTCAAGGAGAGTATATCGCAATCGAGCATttggaaaatatatataatattactcCAATTGTTGAAGAT ATCTGGGTCTATGGGGACAGCTTCAAGTCGATGCTTGTTGCAGTAGTTGTACCACACGAAgaaaacactaaaaaatgggCGTACATAAATGGTCAAAAAGGTTCACTCTCTGAGCTTTGTTCTCTTGATCTGTTGCGGAAGTACATCCTCCAAGAACTGAAGTCCACAGCTGAGAGAAATAAG CTGAGAGGTTTTGAATATATAAAAGGAGTAATTCTGGATCCCCATCCCATTGACATGGAAAGAGATTTAGTGACTGCAACACTGAAGAAGAAACGAAACAAGCTGCATCAGTATTATCAG GTGGAAATTGATGAACTCTACGGAAAACTGACCGCAGGTAGAGTCTAA